In Odocoileus virginianus isolate 20LAN1187 ecotype Illinois chromosome 5, Ovbor_1.2, whole genome shotgun sequence, a single window of DNA contains:
- the LOC110151330 gene encoding olfactory receptor 2D2-like, with translation MQELNQSAVTEFILLGFASNPRTNPLLFTFFLVFYLLILVSNSLLITLIHQDTRLHTPMYFFISVLSLLDMCYTTTTVPQMLVHILSKKRAISFARCVAQMYIFLLFGIAEYWLFSIMSVDRYVAICHPLRYKVIMSHCVCLLMVGICAAYGVVGGLSYTSFAMCLPYCGPNEIDRYFCEVPAVLKLACADTSLNDLVNIITGFNVIVVPLSLIVLVYVNIFFTIMKIRSAQGQIKAFSTCASHITVVSMFAIPCSITYMSPGSDSSSNSGKKMALFYNIATTFLNPVIYSLRNKDVKNAFLKLMGRGMAPE, from the coding sequence ATGCAGGAACTCAACCAGTCCGCTGTGACAGAATTCATCCTGTTGGGCTTTGCCTCGAACCCCAGGACCAATCCTCTGCTCTTCACCTTCTTTCTGGTCTTTTACCTGCTGATCCTTGTGAGCAACAGCCTCCTCATCACCCTCATCCACCAGGACACACGCCTCCACACGCCCATGTACTTCTTCATCAGTGTCCTCTCCCTGTTGGACATGTGCTACACCACCACGACGGTGCCCCAGATGCTCGTGCACATTCTCAGCAAGAAGAGAGCCATCTCTTTTGCTAGATGTGTGGCCCAGATGTACATCTTCCTCCTCTTTGGGATCGCTGAGTATTGGCTTTTCTCCATCATGTCGGTGGACAGGTACgtggccatctgccaccctcTCCGGTATAAGGTCATCATGAGCCACTGTGTGTGCCTTCTCATGGTGGGCATCTGTGCAGCCTATGGTGTGGTGGGTGGTCTGTCCTATACCTCCTTTGCTATGTGCCTTCCCTACTGTGGCCCTAATGAAATTGACCGTTACTTTTGTGAGGTCCCTGCGGTCCTGAAGCTGGCCTGTGCAGACACATCCCTCAATGACTTGGTGAACATCATCACAGGCTTCAATGTCATTGTGGTCCCACTCTCCTTGATTGTCCTTGTCTATGTCAACATCTTTTTCACCATCATGAAGATCCGCTCAGCTCAAGGACAGATCAAGGCCTTCTCTACCTGTGCCTCCCACATCACCGTGGTTTCCATGTTTGCTAttccatgcagtatcacatataTGAGCCCTGGCTCTGACTCTTCATCAAACAGTGGCAAGAAAATGGCCCTTTTCTATAACATTGCCACAACCTTCCTCAACCCTgtcatctacagcctgaggaacaagGATGTGAAAAATGCTTTCCTCAAACTGATGGGAAGGGGCATGGCCCCAGAGTaa